The sequence AATATTAGGAGAGTGGTCTATGAAAAAGAAATTATTTTTATTCATGGTATTAATGTTAGGACTTATAATCAGCTGCGGTGAAAAGAAAGATACAGCAGGAGCCGGCAGCGGAGAGAAAGAAGTCACGCTGAGATTTTCATGGTGGGGTGGAGATTCGAGACATAAGGCAACACTTGATGCAATAAAATTATTCGAGGAAAAAAATCCGGGGATTAAAATAAAAGCTGAATATTCAGGATGGGACGGACATTTTGAGAAAGTATCAACACAGGTTACGGGGAATACTGCACCGGATATTATGCAGATAGACTGGAACTGGCTTTATATTTTTTCAAAAAACGGTGATGGTTTTTATAACTTTAATGACTTAAAAGATGAATTTGATCTTTCTAATTATGATGAAAATGTATTGAGCTACACTACAATAAATGGAAAAGTACCCGCTATTCCAGTAGGGATGAACGGAAGAGTATTTTACTATAATAAAGCACTTTATGAAAAAGCAGGTTTAAAAACACCTGTAACAATAGATGAATTAATTTCTTCAACAAAAATTTTGAAAGAAAAATTCGGCAAGGCTACATATGCACTGGATATTTCTACAACTGACAGCGGAGTTTTATTCTTTTTGAAATATTATGTTGAGCAGAAATTCGGAAAATCATTAATAGACAGTGATAACAAAATGGGAATTACAAAAGAAGAATTAACTGAAGCAATTCAGTTCTACAAAAGACTCGTAGATGAAGGTGTAGTATTATCAAGTAAGGATAATGCGGGTGCCGGGAATGTGCCGGGAGAACAGAATCCTCTATGGATAAGCGGAAAAGTCGGAGGAGTTTATGAATGGAATTCGGCAATCAGCAAGTATCAGGATACATTAAGCGAAGGAAACGAGCTTGTAATAGGCGATATGCTAACAGGAATAGGTCCGAATAAATCGGCATTTGTGAAAGTAAATATGGCTCTTGCGATAAATAAGAATACAAAGCATCCTAAAGAGGCTGCAAAATTCCTGAATTTTCTGTTATCAGATCCTGAAGCAGTGAAAATTCTGGGACTCAGCAGAGGAATACCTTCTAATAAAAAAGCAATAGAAGTATTGCAAAAGGAAGATTTAATGAAGGGTATAGTACCGGAAGGACTGGAAAAAGCTCTGGCTTTTGCAGCGCCGAAATCAAGTCCGTTTATAGAAGATGAAAGAATCAGAAAAATAGGTATGATATATACACAAAAAGTGGACTATAACGAGCTTACTCCTGAACAGGCAGGAGAACAAATGTATGCTGAACTTGAAAAAGTCATTGCTCAGATAAGTAAGTAATTCACATAATATAAAACAATACAGGAGGACAGAAATATGGATAAAACAGAGGTCTTGTACAAACTCTATGAAAAACTCACAACTTTGGAAGGAAAAGAGGGGATAACACCTGTATACAGATGGGAATGGGAACAGGGAGTAGGTTTATTTTCTATATATAAACTATATGAAAAAACAGGTGATGTAAGATGTCTGGAATTTTTGAATAAATGGTATGAAAAAATGCTTCCGGAAGGTTTTGACAAGAATATAAATACAATGTCGCCGTTATTGGCACTGACTTATTTATATGAAGCTGAAAAGAATGCCGATTATCTGGAAGTGATAAGGGAAAATGCAAAGTGGCTTATGAATAAAATGCCGAGAACAGTAGAAGGCGGAATGCAGCATCTGACTACGCACACTATAAATAATGACCAGCTGTGGGCGGATACATTGTTTATGACAATACTGTTTCTGGCAAGAGCAGGAAAAGTTTTGAATGATCAGAGTATGCAGGATGAAGCTGTGTATCAGACTATAATACATATAAAATATCTTTCTGACTGTGAAAGCGGACTGTGGTACCATGGATGGTCTCTGACAGAGAAACATTTCGGGGGGATTTTCTGGGG is a genomic window of Sebaldella sp. S0638 containing:
- a CDS encoding ABC transporter substrate-binding protein, which codes for MKKKLFLFMVLMLGLIISCGEKKDTAGAGSGEKEVTLRFSWWGGDSRHKATLDAIKLFEEKNPGIKIKAEYSGWDGHFEKVSTQVTGNTAPDIMQIDWNWLYIFSKNGDGFYNFNDLKDEFDLSNYDENVLSYTTINGKVPAIPVGMNGRVFYYNKALYEKAGLKTPVTIDELISSTKILKEKFGKATYALDISTTDSGVLFFLKYYVEQKFGKSLIDSDNKMGITKEELTEAIQFYKRLVDEGVVLSSKDNAGAGNVPGEQNPLWISGKVGGVYEWNSAISKYQDTLSEGNELVIGDMLTGIGPNKSAFVKVNMALAINKNTKHPKEAAKFLNFLLSDPEAVKILGLSRGIPSNKKAIEVLQKEDLMKGIVPEGLEKALAFAAPKSSPFIEDERIRKIGMIYTQKVDYNELTPEQAGEQMYAELEKVIAQISK
- a CDS encoding glycoside hydrolase family 105 protein, producing the protein MDKTEVLYKLYEKLTTLEGKEGITPVYRWEWEQGVGLFSIYKLYEKTGDVRCLEFLNKWYEKMLPEGFDKNINTMSPLLALTYLYEAEKNADYLEVIRENAKWLMNKMPRTVEGGMQHLTTHTINNDQLWADTLFMTILFLARAGKVLNDQSMQDEAVYQTIIHIKYLSDCESGLWYHGWSLTEKHFGGIFWGRGNCWITAAIPEVLKTVEEMSITDRRILEESYKRQVEALVKYQDISGMWHTIINDSSSYFETSATAGFAYGILSGIEQGILDESHYLYSYMAVRFIAGNYLEEDGSLKQVSAGTAMGYDGEHYKNIGFCQTPYGQGLMILAVLGLKDTDKFYN